AGTTCCCCCTTCGCGCCCTTGCCGAGCCAATCGCGCATGTCCCCCTTGATCTCGAGCACGTCCTTCACCCTGCGCGACGGGGAactccgcccgccgccggcggcggcccccTCGCCGTCCCCCTCGACATCGTCCGACGACCGTCGCAGCATCTCCTCGAGAGTTTTGGCGTTTCGACCGAGCGACAGACCCGGgatgggcgcgccgccccgagcCGCCGTGTATTTTGACGACTCAAAACCCAACCCCGGgctgccagctgtgccgccgccggctgtgccgccgccggctgtgccgccgccagctgtgcgaaGACGCGCGCCCGGGACCCCCGGGTCCGTCACCCAGTCTCCCGTCggccccgcggcgcgttccagCCTTCGCGCCTCGCTGGACGTCTTTATCGCGAAGAGCGCGTGCGGGGGAAGCGTGTCGAGTCGGCCCTCTTTCGGGTGCGTGTCGAACGGCGGTTCGAGGCGGCCCATCTTGAGGCAGGCGAGCATGAGCCGCGCGTGGTTGTTGCGGTTGCGCTTCCACGTCGCGTTGTGTTCCTGCGAAGGAGGTTGCGGGGCGGAGGTGGTGGTGAGTATCTTTTCAGCGAGCGACAAACTTTTAATTGGGCGGGCATGGGAACCGActccggcgcggtcgcgggggacggattcgggcgcgcgcaccgGTTCGTGGAGCTTGCGCAGCCATCGCTCGAGTCGCACCCTGTGCACGTGCGCCACCAGCTCCAGCCTGTGCTGAATCTCGAACACCAGCGACGTGAACGCGTGGTCCAAGGCTTCGGACTGGTTCGATCGTTTCAGCGTCGACGAGTACGTGCCAGCTGTGCCCGGGCTCCGcgcggatgagctcgcgtcggcgctgagCGGCGTCTTGAagcgctcctcgcgcacgccgccgacgaggaacgACAtgtcgcggcggttcgcttcggtacgcgccgcgcgcggcgacgaatgTGCGCGTCCGGGGGGGGCGGAAAATCTTCAGTTTCGTGCCAACGGGTGACCGCAACGACCGCACGCGCGTTTCCGCTGTGATGGAGAGCCACGACTCCTTGTCGGGTTGCCGAGGCCGTCACtcgcccgagcgcgcccctcgaGTCGACGGGGAGCGAGcggacgagcccgcgcgggtgcggagGATGCCCTACGTCAGCAACGGTgcgctcccccgcgccgcgcgcttcccgccccccgcccacgttccgccgcgcgttcccgaCCCAgatcccgcccccgcgccccccgtgGCTCCGCAACACCCGCTGACTCAACCTCGCACCGACGCCCTCCTGAACCCGAATCCACAGGCTCGGTGGTCGACCGGCGCACGGTATGGCGTCCGAGCATACTCGCGGACATGTTCTGGAGCGTCGTGAACCTCATCGTCGCGTTGTGAGTGGCCCGATATCTCTgacgccgcgcctcccgtgAACCAGCGCACCCAGCCCCGTTTTTTCCAACCTCGCCCATCGGCAGATCCGAGGACCCTCACTCACCCTGACCTCGTCGTTCCCGCCGCGCAGTTTCCAAACGATGATCGACCCCGAGTTCGCGGATAACTACGGAGGGAAGAAGCGCGACAGGCCCGTCGGGggcctgggcggcggcggaggaggaggaggcatgggaggaggaggaggaggcggaagGGGGTTCGGGAGCAACATCCACGGCACGGGGCGGATCCGGGGGATGGATCactcggcgccgatggcgggCGGATGAGGACGATAGGCGTCCGTCGCACCGTTCGGGGTAAATGCCGTTCGCCACGCTGGTTGCATTCGCGTTCACCAGACAAGCACCTGGTAGGCCTTAATCTTGACGCTTTCCATCGGTGACTTTTCCTCAATCGCTCGCTTCCTCTGCGAGAGGCGCGGCGGTTGAATTGATCTCACTGCAAGTCCACGATGGAAAGCGTCGTCGCTACCCAGGTGTTCATGTCGACATCGGTGAACGCGAATGCACCCGTCGAAGCCGCATTTATCCCGGGCaggagcgcggacgcgtcgtcgcatcCGATCCACCACCAACCAACCACCCGCGGCTGACGTACACTCATCACCCGTCCCATTCTCCTCTTCGGCTCTTTCGTGACGCGACCCCGCGGTAAACGTACCCCTCCCACGCGTGGGGGGAACCCGGGGACGCCGATGTAACACggagccgacgcggcggtcaggcgcgagggcgaacgAAGCCCCGCGtcccaccgccggcgacgaggaaaGGGTCGGGCAGCCGTGCGCATTCATTTAGGAAAAAAAGTTTATGAATGTCGTCCCACTCACATTGCGTCGATCGCTAATACCGGTACCGGAGGTTCTCGTCAGTCCTCGCGCTTtcgcttctccttcttggcgctcttatccttcttctccttcttctccgccttttccttcttctccttcttctccttcttggcgctCTTATCCTTCTTCTCCGAGGACTTTCCGTTTGCGCCGTTGACGCCGTTTTTCCccttcttccccttcttcttcggcgtcgcgacgtccccttccgagccccccgcgccgccgacgacgccgtcgccacccgacgtcgtcacccCGCCGgggatcgaacccgcgacctcCCCGTCCCTTCCGCCATTCCCGTTCGGGCGGCTCCCTCCTCCCGACAAGATCGACTCGGGCAGCGAGTACCCCGACCGCGacacccgcgtcgcctcaCCCGTGCCTTCCTCCTTCAAACTTCCCAACAGGTGCAACacgtcgtcgtgctcgcTCACCGCCTTGACCACGAAcaccacctcgtcgccgaccgcgaTTCGGTGCTCGCCGTTATCCTCGGCGCTCTCCCAGCATCCCCCCGGGCTCGCGTCGATTGGGTTGTGGATGAACTCGTCCGagatgtccgccgcggagacggaggcgtTGAAGACGCCCATGACGAGCATGCCGACGAAGTCCGCGCCCACCTTGTTCACCACGCCCAGGAGCTTGCGCCCTGGTTTCGGGCAGAAGACCCGCGCGGTGCAGCGCACGTGGACGTCGCAGTATCCAGCCTGGTGGATTatccgcgcgtcgctgccgacgagacgcgcgtcggcgtaggacacgagcacgccgccgagctggtGGTGGTGGCGCATGAGCatgccgtcgaggagctccttcgcgcccccgagggcgtcgtgcATGGCGCTCGGGTGGATGCCGAGCTTGAACACCGCGCTCTTGGTGATGACGCTCGCGGGGGTCTCGCTGGTCGATGCGTGATGCGccgagcgggcggcggcggccatggcggccgacgaggacggcgagtgGTGTCCGCGCGGGTGTCCAGCCGGGCGCTaccggcgagcggcgacgggttcgaaAGGACCGCGAGGAAGAGTGCGGTGACGCGTGGAGCGCCCCTCCGACGGTTTCGTCGGccgtgcgctcgcgcggtcgatgcgtgtgccgtcggcggcgggactCGAGTACGTTACCTGCAGAGGCTTACGCTTTTTTCCAGCACGTGCCCCGCCTTTCTCCTTGACCGGTGTTTTGAAAGAAAAAAATGATTTTCGATCGACGAGGGGTCGCGCTTCGCGATGGAATCGAAAGCGAATGCCGATCAAGCaatccgtcgacgtcgcgtcggaggaTGACCTTTTCCGCCGCTCCCGAAGCCGTCCGAAGGcacgtcgcctcgccgcctccgccgcagtttcgagcgcgcggccgtcgtttgatgtccatcgcgcccgtcgcgtcccccgtTCTCGCCActcttcgcgtcgccgcatCCACCCGCgagtcgccctcgcccgcacgccgcgtcgcgcccgccaggtcgcgcgtcgtcgaacgcgtcgtcgtcagatCC
This genomic interval from Micromonas commoda chromosome 13, complete sequence contains the following:
- a CDS encoding predicted protein, whose translation is MSFLVGGVREERFKTPLSADASSSARSPGTAGTYSSTLKRSNQSEALDHAFTSLVFEIQHRLELVAHVHRVRLERWLRKLHEPVRAPESVPRDRAGVGSHARPIKSLSLAEKILTTTSAPQPPSQEHNATWKRNRNNHARLMLACLKMGRLEPPFDTHPKEGRLDTLPPHALFAIKTSSEARRLERAAGPTGDWVTDPGVPGARLRTAGGGTAGGGTAGGGTAGSPGLGFESSKYTAARGGAPIPGLSLGRNAKTLEEMLRRSSDDVEGDGEGAAAGGGRSSPSRRVKDVLEIKGDMRDWLGKGAKGELAQKELGAQKERAKELELRLESTELRLKTATDELQRLRDGMVRQQKRHAEEMAELQRAHQREMSMFAKLVESKWDEREDETLRAVGVGAVGGVNGTRAGGVADGRVIKSATGGASVVPAIQVAGDFTFSREPSVLVPAEVAGAGDAAAEFFGYLERFRADTERIRAHVGAG
- a CDS encoding predicted protein, with the translated sequence MESHDSLSGCRGRHSPERAPRVDGERADEPARVRRMPYVSNGSVVDRRTVWRPSILADMFWSVVNLIVAFFQTMIDPEFADNYGGKKRDRPVGGLGGGGGGGGMGGGGGGGRGFGSNIHGTGRIRGMDHSAPMAGG
- a CDS encoding predicted protein gives rise to the protein MAAAARSAHHASTSETPASVITKSAVFKLGIHPSAMHDALGGAKELLDGMLMRHHHQLGGVLVSYADARLVGSDARIIHQAGYCDVHVRCTARVFCPKPGRKLLGVVNKVGADFVGMLVMGVFNASVSAADISDEFIHNPIDASPGGCWESAEDNGEHRIAVGDEVVFVVKAVSEHDDVLHLLGSLKEEGTGEATRVSRSGYSLPESILSGGGSRPNGNGGRDGEVAGSIPGGVTTSGGDGVVGGAGGSEGDVATPKKKGKKGKNGVNGANGKSSEKKDKSAKKEKKEKKEKAEKKEKKDKSAKKEKRKRED